The sequence AGTAAGGGTTCCCGGTTCCGCCGGCAAAGATCACTACACGACCTTTTTCTAAATGGCGGACTGCTTTTCTTCGAATATAAGGTTCTGCAATTTGACGCATTTCAATTGAAGTCTGTACTCTTGTTGGCACATCTAAATTTTCCAAAGTATCTTGAAGTGCTAAGGCATTCATCACAGTCGCAAGCATTCCCATATAGTCAGCTTGGGCACGTTCCATCCCCATTTCAGCGCCAATATTGCCACGCCAAATATTGCCCCCACCAACTACGATTGAGATTTCTACACCTAGTTCGTAAATGTCTTTAATTTCTTTTCCAATTTGTTCGATAACAGGTGGGTTGATTCCAAAACCTTTATCTCCTGCTAATGCTTCGCCACTTACTTTTAATATCACTCTCTGATACTTAGGTTTTAACATATACTTGCCCTCCATTTGTTCGATACTTTTATTCTATCACAAAAGCTCTTTTTCAACAGCATTTCTCCAACTTTTACCTAAAAAAAGGGAGCGCATTCTAGTTCATGCGTCCCCCACTACTTTGATTAAAGTAGCTTTATTTTTTCACTTGACTCATAACTTCTTCAACAAAGTTATCTTCACGTTTTTCAATACCTTCTCCAACTTCAAAACGGACAAAAGATTTCACTGTTGCATTTTTTGAAGTAACATATTTTTCAACAGTCATATCAGGATCTTTTACGAATGGTTGGTCCACTAAACAAATTTCTGCTAAGAATTTATGCATACGTCCAACAACCATTTTTTCAACGATATTCGCTGGTTTTCCTTCGTTTAGAGCTTGTTCAGTTAGGACACTTTTTTCGTGTTCTAACTCTTCGGCTGGTACTTCATCTTTTGTGATGTAACGAGGGTTGATTGCAGCAATATGCATCGCAACATCTTTAGCAGTCGCTTCATCAGTTGTCCCATCTAATACAGTCAATACAGCAATTCTTCCACCCATGTGTAGATAAGCACCAAAGGCAGCGTTATCCGCTTTTTCAACAATTTCAAAACGACGGAAACTAATTTTTTCTCCGATAACCGTTGTTGCTTCGATCAATTCATCAGAAATGGTTCCCTTGTCTGTTTTAATCGTTAAAGCTTCTTCGATTGTTGCAGGTTTATTTTTTAATACTTCTTGTGCAATATGTTTGACTAATTCTTGGAATTTTTCGTTTTTAGAAACAAAGTCTGTTTCAGAGTTTACTTCTACTACAACTGCAGTATTTCCCTCAGTATAAACACTAGCTAAACCTTCAGCAGCAACGCGATCATTTTTCTTAGCTGCTTTTGCCATGCCTTTTTCTCTTAAGAAGTCGATAGCTTTTTGCATATCCCCTTCTACTTCAACTAATGCTTTTTTAGCATCCATCATCCCAACACCTGTAGTATCACGTAATTCTTTTACTAAAGCAGCTGTAATTTTGCCCATGTTATTGTTTCCTCCTAAAATTATATGCTTTTACTTTTTAAAAAATGCCTCAAAGAAGATGTCTGGGCTACTTTTTTTCGCCTTACGTCGCCTTTGAGACAGTCTCATTACTCTTTTTTATAAATCGAAATTATTTTGCTTCTTCAGATGTGTTGTCGCCTTCAACAACTTCAACGATTTCTTCGATTGATGCAGCATTTTCACTTTCTTGTACAAAAGTTTCTTCTACCACTTCATCTTCGCCTTGACGACCTTCAACAAAAGCATCTGCCATTTTAGCAGTAATTAA is a genomic window of Vagococcus entomophilus containing:
- the pyrH gene encoding UMP kinase, translated to MLKPKYQRVILKVSGEALAGDKGFGINPPVIEQIGKEIKDIYELGVEISIVVGGGNIWRGNIGAEMGMERAQADYMGMLATVMNALALQDTLENLDVPTRVQTSIEMRQIAEPYIRRKAVRHLEKGRVVIFAGGTGNPYFSTDTTAALRAAEIGADVILMAKNNVDGVYSADPKQDKAAVKYSELTHLDVISKGLAVMDTTASSLSMDNDIPLVVFNLNEPGNIKRVCLGENIGTTVRGK
- the tsf gene encoding translation elongation factor Ts; the encoded protein is MGKITAALVKELRDTTGVGMMDAKKALVEVEGDMQKAIDFLREKGMAKAAKKNDRVAAEGLASVYTEGNTAVVVEVNSETDFVSKNEKFQELVKHIAQEVLKNKPATIEEALTIKTDKGTISDELIEATTVIGEKISFRRFEIVEKADNAAFGAYLHMGGRIAVLTVLDGTTDEATAKDVAMHIAAINPRYITKDEVPAEELEHEKSVLTEQALNEGKPANIVEKMVVGRMHKFLAEICLVDQPFVKDPDMTVEKYVTSKNATVKSFVRFEVGEGIEKREDNFVEEVMSQVKK